A single genomic interval of Macadamia integrifolia cultivar HAES 741 chromosome 6, SCU_Mint_v3, whole genome shotgun sequence harbors:
- the LOC122081258 gene encoding probable GABA transporter 2 — MEETQKHRAFQEEKGREADAGVLFVLQSKGKWWHAGYHLTTAIVGPPVLALPFAFSGLGWGLGFFILTVMGLVTFYSYYLMSKVLDHCEYHGRRHVRFRELAADVFGSGWMFYFVIIIQTAINTGVGIAAILLAGDCIEIVYSKVYPDGPLKLYDFIAMVTVVMIFLSQFPSFHSLRHINLGSLLLSLAYTSLVVGACVHAGLSKNAPPKDYSLDPSKSTRTFNAFASISILAAIFGNGILPEIQATLAPPATGKMVKGLLMCYTVVIFTFYSSSISGYWAFGNKASSNILKSLIPDNGPSLAPTWVLGLAVCFVLLQLFAICLVYSQVAYEIMEKKSADVNQGMFSKRNLIPRLLLRSLYIMFCGFFAAMLPFFGDINGVVGAIGFIPLDFILPMLLYNMTHKPARTSFTFWLNVSIMVVFTGAGLLGTFSSVRSLVLDAHRFKLFSSKVLD; from the exons ATGGAAGAAACTCAGAAACACAGAGCCTTCCAGGAGGAGAAGGGTCGAGAAGCCGATGCCGGAGTTCTGTTtgttcttcaatccaaag GGAAGTGGTGGCATGCGGGGTATCATTTGACGACGGCGATAGTAGGACCGCCAGTGCTGGCTCTGCCGTTCGCGTTCAGTGGGTTGGGGTGGGGACTAGGCTTCTTCATCCTTACTGTCATGGGACTCGTCACCTTCTACTCTTACTACCTTATGTCTAAAGTCCTCGACCACTGCGAGTACCATGGTCGCCGCCATGTCCGTTTCCGTGAACTCGCCGCCGATGTCTTTG GATCAGGGTGGATGTTTTATTTCGTAATAATCATTCAGACAGCTATCAACACTGGAGTTGGCATTGCTGCTATATTGCTTGCAGGGGACTGTATTGAG ATAGTCTACTCAAAGGTTTACCCGGATGGACCCTTAAAATTGTATGACTTCATAGCGATGGTGACAGTGGTGATGATATTTCTGTCCCAATTTCCATCCTTCCACTCTCTCAGGCACATTAACTTGGGCTCACTTCTTCTAAGCCTCGCCTACACTTCTCTAGTGGTTGGTGCTTGTGTTCATGCAG GTCTCTCCAAAAATGCCCCTCCCAAAGACTATTCCTTAGACCCTTCAAAGTCTACAAGGACATTCAATGCTTTCGCTTCCATTTCCATTCTAGCCGCCATCTTTGGGAATGGGATACTACCAGAGATACAA GCTACCCTTGCTCCACCAGCTACAGGAAAGATGGTGAAAGGGCTTCTCATGTGTTATACTGTGGTAATTTTCACCTTCTATTCAAGCTCAATTTCTGGATATTGGGCTTTTGGAAACAAAGCCAGTTCAAACATTCTCAAGAGCCTAATTCCGGATAATGGGCCTTCATTGGCTCCAACCTGGGTTCTTGGCCTTGCGGTCTGCTTTGTTCTTCTCCAGCTCTTCGCCATTTGCCTG GTATATTCTCAAGTTGCCTATGAGATCATGGAAAAGAAGTCAGCTGATGTGAATCAAGGAATGTTCTCCAAAAGAAATCTTATTCCAAGGTTACTGCTCAGATCACTGTACATCATGTTCTGTGGATTTTTTGCTGCAATGTTACCATTCTTTGGAGACATAAATGGGGTAGTAGGGGCCATTGGATTCATTCCCTTAGATTTCATACTTCCAATGCTTCTCTACAATATGACCCATAAACCTGCAAGAACATCCTTCACCTTCTGGCTCAATGTGTCCATCATGGTTGTTTTCACTGGGGCAGGGCTCCTGGGTACCTTCTCTTCTGTAAGGAGCTTGGTCCTTGATGCACACAGGTTCAAACTCTTTAGTAGCAAGGTTCTTGATTGA
- the LOC122082677 gene encoding putative RING-H2 finger protein ATL69, with translation MIDLTHGNTGGLSRSVSYAVTIGIGLPTLLCGIGIVCYMSGRFKRYRSHNSSGVEGGGATSTVNPQPTVAATGLDNPTIESYPKAVIGESRRQPKPDENTCTICLSEYQLRETIRTIPQCQHFFHADCIDEWLRMNASCPVCRTSPAPLLCAQPP, from the coding sequence ATGATTGACCTAACTCATGGAAATACAGGAGGACTATCAAGAAGTGTCAGCTATGCAGTGACCATAGGCATTGGTTTGCCTACACTCTTATGTGGGATCGGGATCGTATGCTACATGAGTGGGAGGTTCAAAAGATACAGAAGTCACAATTCAAGTGGTGTGGAGGGTGGCGGTGCCACCTCAACAGTAAATCCACAGCCCACCGTGGCTGCAACAGGCCTTGACAACCCAACCATAGAATCCTATCCAAAAGCTGTGATTGGTGAGAGTCGCCGGCAGCCAAAGCCTGATGAAAATACATGCACAATCTGCTTATCGGAGTATCAACTGAGGGAGACAATCAGAACAATACCACAGTGTCAACACTTTTTCCATGCTGACTGCATCGATGAATGGCTTAGGATGAATGCTTCATGTCCGGTGTGCCGGACTTCTCCGGCACCACTTTTGTGTGCACAGCCTCCGTGA